CGTCGCGGACGGCCCCGAGTGCGTCGGCGAACGATCTGCCGGCGGCGCGGAGTTCGGCGTCGAGCACGGCCATCTCGAGCGTGGCTTTCGCCATCTGGTGACCGACGGTGGCGCCGACAGCTGGGGCCACCTGGGAAGCGGTCAGCTCGGGAAGGTCGAACAGCGGGGGGAGCAGGAACCGACTGATCACGTCCATGGCGCCGTCGACGTACTCGCTGGAGTAGACCGGAGCCGACGGGGCGATGCACTCACCCCACCCCTCTTCGCCGTCGTCGCCGAACGCCCGGACCAGTAGCACGTCCCGCTCGGTCTGGGTCCCGAACGATGTCCGGAACGGCGCCACGAGGGGCATCCGGACACGGCGGAGCTCGGCCGCGGCGAGCTTCACGCGCGCCGGCTAGCGCAGCACCGGCAGGTCGTAGGGGCGGACGGTGGAGCGGCCGTTGGCTCTGGCCCGCTCGATCGCTTCCTCCAATATGGCCTGCACGTGGGCGTTGACGGCGTCGGGCAAGTTGCCGTCACTGCGCAGGTCGGCGTTCTTGACGTGGTCTTTGACCCGGCTGGCGACGGTCAGGCTGGCAGGCTCGTCGACCTGTGGTCCGGCAAGATCCTCCGGCCGGACCGTGGCGCGCCCGTTCTCCTGCGCGCGATCGATCGCCCCGTCCAACAGATCGCGCACGCGCTCGTCGAGGGAGTCGGGCAGCCCACTGTCGGTGCGCATGTCGTTCCCCCCGATGACGTCCCTCACCTGGCTGACGGTCACGAGCTCTGCCATATCGCTCCTCCTGGATGTCGTCCACTCCTGTGTAGCGCCCGTCTCGCACCGCGTTCGAGCGGAGACACGGACCCACGTCCGCCCAGGACCGGGCCCGCGGCGCCGAACGACACCGCGACGGAGCACAAGAGCACGGTCTCGTCACCCCCCGTCGGCGCCACCGACCTCTCGCAGCACGGCCGACAGGACGCCGTTTATGTACCGCGGCGAGTCGTCGGTCGACAGGGACTTGGCCAGCTCCACCGCCTCGTCGATCACGACCGCCGGCGGGGTGTCGTCGCGGTCGAGCAGCTCGTGGACACCGAGACGCAGGATGTTGCGGTCGACGACCGGCATGCGCGCCACCGTCCAGCCGCGCGCGTGGCGGCCGATCACCGCGTCGATATCGGGGAGGTGCTCGGCGACGCCGGTGACCAGCTCGCGGGCGAAGACGTCCAGTGGCCCGGCGTGCGGGTCACGCGCGGCGCGCTGGAGCGTCTCGGGGATGTCGCGCCGCAGCACGTCGGCTTCGTAGAGCACCTCGACGGCGCGGCGGCGGGCCTCGTGCCGGGAGAGGGTCGGGCGGCGGTCACGCGCCACGTCAGGAC
This genomic interval from Actinomycetota bacterium contains the following:
- a CDS encoding o-succinylbenzoate synthase gives rise to the protein MKLAAAELRRVRMPLVAPFRTSFGTQTERDVLLVRAFGDDGEEGWGECIAPSAPVYSSEYVDGAMDVISRFLLPPLFDLPELTASQVAPAVGATVGHQMAKATLEMAVLDAELRAAGRSFADALGAVRDAVECGVAVGIMPSMPALLDTVDDYLARGYRRIKLKITPGWDVDPVAAVRERFGDDVPLQVDANSAYSLAD
- the nusB gene encoding transcription antitermination factor NusB — encoded protein: MARDRRPTLSRHEARRRAVEVLYEADVLRRDIPETLQRAARDPHAGPLDVFARELVTGVAEHLPDIDAVIGRHARGWTVARMPVVDRNILRLGVHELLDRDDTPPAVVIDEAVELAKSLSTDDSPRYINGVLSAVLREVGGADGG
- a CDS encoding DUF1931 family protein; translated protein: MAELVTVSQVRDVIGGNDMRTDSGLPDSLDERVRDLLDGAIDRAQENGRATVRPEDLAGPQVDEPASLTVASRVKDHVKNADLRSDGNLPDAVNAHVQAILEEAIERARANGRSTVRPYDLPVLR